From Pseudomonas hefeiensis, one genomic window encodes:
- a CDS encoding OprD family porin, with protein sequence MTANAEGFVDDAKVNLNLRNFYINRNFTNPDNAQGKAEEWTQSFILDAKSGFTQGVVGFGVDVLGMYSVKLDGGRGTANTALLPVHDDGRPADDFGRLGIALKAKVSKTELKVGEWMPVLPILRSDDGRSLPQTFRGGQVTSTEISGLSLYGGQFRANSMRNDASMEDMSMNGRGAFLSDRFNFGGGEYAFNDKRTQVGVWYAELSDIYQQKYFNLTHSQPVGDWTLGANLGYFIGKEEGSALAGDLDNKTLSAMLSAKYGGNTFYVGLQKLSGDDGWMRVNGTSGGTLANDSYNSSYDNAEERSWQVRHDFNFAAVGVPGLTLMNRYISGDNVHTGTITDGKEWGRESELAYTVQSGALKSLNVKWRNSTMRRDYSTSEFDENRLIVSYPISLL encoded by the coding sequence ATGACCGCCAACGCCGAAGGCTTCGTTGATGACGCCAAGGTCAACCTCAACCTGCGCAACTTCTACATCAACCGCAACTTCACCAACCCGGACAACGCCCAAGGCAAAGCCGAGGAATGGACCCAGAGTTTCATTCTCGACGCCAAGTCCGGCTTCACCCAAGGCGTGGTCGGTTTCGGCGTGGACGTGTTGGGCATGTACTCGGTCAAGCTCGACGGGGGTCGCGGTACTGCCAATACCGCATTGTTGCCGGTGCACGATGATGGCCGTCCGGCCGATGACTTCGGTCGCCTGGGGATCGCCCTCAAGGCCAAGGTGTCGAAAACCGAACTGAAGGTGGGCGAATGGATGCCGGTGCTGCCGATCCTGCGCTCGGACGACGGTCGCTCCCTGCCGCAAACCTTCCGCGGCGGCCAGGTAACCTCCACCGAAATCAGCGGCCTGAGCCTCTACGGCGGCCAGTTCCGCGCCAACAGCATGCGCAACGACGCGAGCATGGAAGACATGTCCATGAACGGCCGTGGTGCGTTCCTTTCGGACCGCTTTAACTTCGGCGGTGGCGAATACGCCTTCAACGACAAACGCACCCAGGTCGGTGTCTGGTATGCGGAACTGTCCGACATCTACCAGCAGAAGTATTTCAACCTGACCCACAGCCAGCCCGTCGGTGACTGGACCCTGGGCGCCAACCTCGGTTACTTCATCGGTAAGGAAGAAGGCAGCGCCTTGGCCGGCGACCTGGACAACAAAACCTTGTCCGCCATGCTCTCGGCCAAATACGGTGGCAACACTTTCTACGTCGGCCTGCAAAAACTCAGTGGCGACGATGGCTGGATGCGCGTCAACGGCACCAGCGGCGGCACCCTGGCCAACGACAGCTACAACTCCAGCTATGACAACGCCGAGGAAAGATCCTGGCAAGTGCGCCACGACTTCAACTTCGCCGCCGTCGGCGTACCGGGCCTGACCCTGATGAACCGTTACATCAGCGGTGACAACGTACACACCGGCACCATCACCGACGGTAAGGAATGGGGCCGCGAAAGCGAACTCGCTTACACCGTACAGAGCGGTGCGTTGAAGAGCCTCAATGTGAAATGGCGTAACTCGACGATGCGCCGGGATTACAGCACCAGTGAGTTCGATGAAAACCGCTTGATTGTCAGCTACCCGATCTCGCTTCTTTAA